One part of the Aureibacillus halotolerans genome encodes these proteins:
- a CDS encoding glycoside hydrolase family 127 protein, with the protein MNKKLALYHPKVRVTDSFWREKIDVVKTNVIPYQWEALNDRLPDAAPSHAIENLKIAAGEKEGEYHGFVFQDTDLAKWIEAVAYVLEDQADETLEAQADEVIDLVVRAQGSDGYLNTYFTVKEPGKRWTNLRDQHELYTAGHFIEAAVAYYQATGKDVLLKAMCRFVDYIDSVFGLEEDKRKGYDGHQEIELALLRLYEVTGDEKHLNLSYYFINQRGQQPHYFDIEKEEREENSGTHMWKDVGRYGYSQAHKPVREQDEAVGHAVRAVYMYSAMADLAKLKSDEGLAEATKTLWKNVTNKQMYLTAGIGSQTHGEAFSTIAYDLPNDECYTETCASIGLVFWAQRMMKLEKQGAYGDVMERALYNGTISGMDLNGKRFFYVNPLEVWPEQSNRRENRSHAKPVRQKWYSCACCPPNLARLIASIGRYMYEVEEDYVYNQLFMSAEATVRVKETDVILKQKTNYPWEGHIATEVHPEQELSWTFAVRIPGWAEGAELYVNAQRLDIASILHNGYALIDRVWRKGDVVELKLPLTPQRVYAHPSLRENAGKVAFQRGPVVYAFEEADNGKNLPALSISPSSVAEAAFEPDILDGVVALTVEGHRAVPNDEGLYQKTKAEETLVQLKAVPYYAWCNREPGEMLVWVREKA; encoded by the coding sequence ATGAATAAAAAGCTTGCCCTTTACCACCCGAAAGTTCGCGTTACAGACTCATTTTGGCGTGAGAAAATAGATGTTGTCAAGACCAATGTAATCCCTTATCAGTGGGAAGCCTTGAATGATCGCTTGCCAGACGCTGCCCCAAGTCATGCGATTGAAAACCTAAAAATTGCGGCAGGGGAAAAAGAAGGAGAATACCATGGGTTTGTATTTCAGGACACGGACCTGGCAAAGTGGATCGAAGCGGTCGCCTATGTGCTGGAGGATCAGGCCGATGAAACACTTGAAGCACAGGCCGATGAGGTAATTGACCTAGTCGTGAGGGCCCAAGGAAGCGATGGGTACTTAAACACCTACTTTACGGTGAAGGAACCGGGCAAAAGGTGGACGAATCTGCGTGATCAGCATGAATTGTATACGGCAGGCCATTTTATTGAGGCTGCGGTTGCCTACTATCAAGCGACAGGCAAAGATGTTCTATTAAAGGCGATGTGTCGATTTGTTGATTACATTGATTCTGTGTTTGGTTTAGAAGAAGACAAACGAAAAGGCTACGATGGCCATCAGGAGATTGAATTGGCATTGCTTCGCTTGTATGAAGTCACCGGTGATGAAAAGCACCTCAATTTAAGCTATTACTTTATTAATCAACGTGGCCAACAGCCGCATTACTTTGATATAGAAAAAGAAGAGCGTGAGGAGAATTCTGGGACACATATGTGGAAGGACGTCGGCCGCTATGGGTATTCTCAGGCCCATAAGCCAGTTCGAGAACAGGACGAAGCTGTCGGTCATGCGGTTCGCGCCGTTTACATGTATTCCGCAATGGCAGACCTTGCGAAACTAAAAAGTGATGAAGGTCTTGCGGAGGCCACGAAAACGCTCTGGAAAAACGTGACGAACAAGCAAATGTACTTGACGGCAGGCATCGGGTCTCAGACCCATGGGGAAGCCTTTTCGACCATTGCCTATGATTTACCGAATGATGAATGCTACACAGAGACATGTGCCTCGATAGGCCTCGTGTTTTGGGCGCAGCGAATGATGAAGCTGGAGAAGCAAGGAGCGTATGGCGATGTGATGGAAAGAGCATTGTACAATGGCACCATTTCAGGGATGGATTTGAATGGGAAACGATTTTTCTATGTGAACCCATTGGAGGTATGGCCTGAGCAGTCCAACCGCAGAGAAAACCGTTCACACGCCAAACCCGTCCGGCAGAAGTGGTATAGCTGTGCGTGTTGCCCGCCGAACCTAGCTCGCTTAATTGCCTCGATTGGGCGCTATATGTACGAGGTTGAAGAGGATTATGTGTACAATCAATTATTTATGAGCGCAGAAGCGACCGTCCGTGTAAAGGAAACAGACGTCATTCTCAAGCAAAAAACAAATTATCCATGGGAGGGACATATCGCGACTGAAGTGCATCCGGAACAAGAGCTGTCTTGGACGTTTGCTGTCCGAATTCCGGGTTGGGCAGAGGGGGCAGAGCTGTATGTCAATGCACAACGCCTGGACATTGCCTCTATTTTGCATAATGGCTATGCACTCATCGATCGTGTGTGGCGCAAGGGGGATGTTGTCGAGCTAAAGCTGCCTCTCACTCCACAGCGTGTGTATGCCCACCCAAGTCTGCGGGAGAATGCAGGCAAGGTTGCCTTTCAACGCGGGCCAGTTGTATATGCTTTTGAAGAAGCGGACAACGGCAAAAATCTACCAGCATTATCAATCTCGCCTTCTTCAGTGGCAGAAGCTGCATTTGAACCTGACATACTTGATGGAGTTGTGGCATTGACCGTGGAAGGGCACCGTGCAGTGCCAAATGATGAAGGACTTTATCAAAAAACGAAAGCAGAAGAAACGCTCGTTCAGCTAAAAGCGGTTCCCTATTACGCATGGTGCAATCGTGAGCCAGGCGAGATGCTCGTTTGGGTGCGTGAGAAAGCGTAA
- a CDS encoding citrate synthase/methylcitrate synthase has product MAIVNGLADVVAAETNVSLVDGKNGVLVYRGHFAADLARHERYEDVAYLLWYGQLPSEEERVAFYEEWAQAATLPSHVENLIDQLPESYGMMETLRTAVSAMGEETYSWPASKSQALRLTSAATTIVARRYRRLQGLDPIAPDLSLSHVARFLHMLEGNVPSEAHVAALNAYMILTAEHGLNASTFTGRVIASTQSDLASALTGAIGAMKGPLHGGAPSGVIDLLEEIGSEENAETVLRGKIEAGEKLMGFGHRVYKTVDPRGQALKQITLELKGRDPWFDLANHVEKIAVDLLAEYKPGRQLYANVEFYAAAILKALQFPSALFTPTFSAARMAGWSAHVFEQNENNKIIRPAAEYIGPMPKE; this is encoded by the coding sequence ATGGCAATTGTGAATGGGTTAGCAGACGTAGTCGCAGCAGAAACGAATGTGAGCTTAGTGGACGGAAAAAACGGCGTACTTGTCTATCGAGGTCATTTTGCCGCTGACCTTGCCAGACATGAACGTTATGAGGATGTGGCCTACTTGCTTTGGTACGGACAGCTCCCGTCAGAAGAAGAACGAGTCGCATTTTATGAGGAATGGGCGCAAGCGGCCACACTGCCTTCTCATGTCGAAAACCTCATTGATCAGCTGCCCGAAAGCTATGGCATGATGGAGACATTGCGTACCGCGGTATCAGCCATGGGGGAAGAAACCTACTCATGGCCAGCATCCAAATCACAAGCGCTCCGTTTGACCTCGGCCGCAACGACGATTGTTGCTCGCAGATACAGACGGTTACAAGGGCTTGATCCGATTGCACCTGACCTAAGCCTCTCTCACGTCGCTCGCTTTTTGCATATGCTTGAAGGCAACGTTCCATCAGAAGCGCACGTTGCTGCCTTGAACGCGTATATGATTTTAACAGCAGAGCACGGATTAAACGCATCCACCTTTACAGGACGTGTGATTGCTTCAACGCAATCCGATCTCGCTTCTGCCTTAACTGGAGCCATTGGTGCGATGAAAGGCCCATTGCATGGAGGGGCGCCTTCAGGTGTCATCGACTTGCTTGAAGAAATCGGGAGCGAAGAAAATGCGGAAACCGTCTTACGTGGAAAAATTGAAGCTGGTGAAAAACTTATGGGGTTTGGACATCGCGTGTACAAAACCGTCGATCCGCGCGGGCAAGCACTAAAGCAAATTACGTTAGAGCTTAAAGGCCGTGACCCTTGGTTCGATCTGGCCAACCATGTAGAAAAGATTGCCGTTGACCTGCTCGCTGAATACAAGCCCGGTCGTCAGCTTTACGCAAACGTCGAGTTTTACGCCGCAGCCATTCTCAAAGCCTTGCAGTTTCCATCGGCTCTTTTTACACCAACCTTTTCTGCGGCACGGATGGCCGGATGGAGCGCTCATGTGTTTGAGCAAAATGAAAACAATAAGATCATTCGACCGGCAGCGGAGTATATTGGCCCGATGCCAAAGGAATGA
- a CDS encoding ROK family protein → MKTLQTGDQNLVKKINKSIVLDEVEKKGPISRAQISKNTNLNKATVSTMVAELIQSSLVHEIGPGQSSGGRKPVMLYFNHRAGFSIGIDLGVYHFLAVLTDLKGAILFEIKEELNNQNFDAVCDQLIAVIERLISKAPESPYGVIGIGIGVPGLISRDGVIRFAPNLNWTDEHMRPRLEQHFHLPVIIENEANAGCHGEHLYGVGQFSDNMVYASVGAGIGTGLILQGKLYTGVMGSAGEMGHMTIETNGKKCRCGNRGCWELYASETALLSHAKRSNLYATAPPTLSDIIDQLHNADPEILQTIQQIGIYLGIGLSSIIHTFNPELIVIGNRMAQLEKWLANPVAQTLVDRVSPKQLEGTKISYSTLNHHACALGSASFATAAFLSEHRVAVATV, encoded by the coding sequence ATGAAAACGCTTCAAACTGGTGATCAAAATCTTGTTAAAAAAATCAATAAATCCATTGTGTTGGATGAAGTTGAGAAAAAAGGTCCGATTTCACGTGCACAGATCTCTAAGAACACGAATTTAAATAAGGCTACTGTATCCACCATGGTGGCAGAGCTTATTCAATCATCGCTTGTTCATGAAATTGGTCCCGGCCAATCCAGCGGTGGACGTAAGCCTGTGATGCTGTACTTTAATCATCGTGCAGGCTTTTCGATTGGTATTGATTTAGGAGTCTATCATTTTTTAGCCGTTCTTACCGATTTAAAGGGGGCGATTCTTTTTGAAATAAAAGAAGAGCTCAATAACCAAAACTTTGATGCGGTTTGTGATCAATTAATCGCTGTGATAGAGCGACTTATCTCTAAAGCACCAGAAAGTCCTTATGGTGTCATCGGCATTGGCATTGGAGTTCCTGGTTTGATTAGTCGTGATGGCGTCATTCGTTTCGCACCTAATTTAAATTGGACAGACGAACACATGAGACCAAGACTCGAGCAGCATTTCCACCTCCCTGTCATTATTGAAAACGAAGCCAATGCTGGCTGTCATGGTGAACATCTCTACGGGGTTGGTCAGTTTTCAGACAACATGGTGTATGCCAGCGTTGGAGCGGGCATCGGTACTGGCCTTATTCTTCAAGGAAAGTTGTATACTGGGGTGATGGGGAGCGCTGGAGAAATGGGGCACATGACCATTGAAACCAATGGAAAGAAGTGCCGTTGCGGAAATCGGGGATGTTGGGAGCTTTATGCCTCTGAAACGGCCCTGCTTTCACATGCGAAACGTTCGAATTTATATGCCACTGCTCCTCCTACTCTCAGTGACATTATCGACCAGTTACATAACGCCGACCCCGAGATATTGCAAACCATTCAGCAAATCGGCATTTATTTGGGCATCGGGCTTTCATCCATTATTCATACATTTAATCCTGAGCTCATTGTCATCGGAAATCGCATGGCCCAATTGGAAAAGTGGTTAGCCAATCCAGTCGCCCAAACGTTAGTTGATCGCGTCTCTCCTAAACAACTTGAAGGGACAAAAATTTCATACTCAACATTGAATCATCACGCGTGTGCCCTCGGGTCCGCTTCTTTTGCCACAGCTGCCTTTCTCTCCGAACACCGTGTCGCAGTGGCTACTGTATAG
- a CDS encoding SDR family oxidoreductase, with protein MENAQQLKGKVAVVTGGGGVLCGSMAEKLAECGMKVAVVNRTLSKAEKVVAGIVERGGEAIAVQCDVLDQAQVERADEEIFQKYGACDVLVNGAGGNDARAITTNEYFDSKDLDNDEVTTFFDLSAEGFRFVFDVNFLGSFVTSQVFARRMLGRGGSIINISSMSAPSPMTKVPAYSAAKAGIENFTKWLSVYLAEQNIRVNAIAPGFFLTEQNHKLLKNEDGSLTPRSEKIISQTPMRRFGKPEDLHGVMLWLANDLQSQFVTGITVPVDGGFMAYSGV; from the coding sequence ATGGAAAATGCACAGCAATTAAAAGGGAAAGTAGCCGTTGTCACAGGTGGCGGCGGTGTATTGTGCGGCTCGATGGCAGAAAAATTAGCCGAATGTGGCATGAAGGTAGCGGTCGTGAACCGAACGCTGTCCAAAGCGGAAAAGGTTGTTGCGGGAATTGTGGAGCGTGGTGGTGAGGCCATCGCCGTACAGTGTGACGTGCTCGATCAAGCGCAGGTAGAAAGAGCTGATGAGGAGATTTTTCAAAAGTACGGCGCATGCGATGTGCTTGTTAACGGCGCTGGCGGGAATGACGCGAGAGCGATCACGACCAATGAATACTTTGATAGCAAGGATTTAGATAATGATGAAGTGACCACCTTTTTCGATTTGTCTGCAGAGGGCTTTCGTTTTGTGTTTGATGTGAACTTTCTTGGCTCCTTTGTCACATCGCAAGTGTTTGCCAGACGTATGCTTGGACGCGGGGGATCGATCATTAACATATCGTCTATGAGCGCGCCATCCCCAATGACGAAGGTACCCGCATACAGTGCAGCAAAAGCGGGCATCGAAAATTTCACAAAATGGCTTTCTGTGTATCTTGCCGAACAGAACATTCGTGTCAATGCGATTGCCCCAGGCTTTTTCCTTACTGAACAGAATCATAAGCTTTTGAAAAATGAGGATGGTTCCTTAACACCGAGGTCTGAAAAAATCATCAGCCAAACACCGATGCGTCGTTTCGGTAAACCCGAGGATCTTCATGGTGTGATGCTGTGGCTTGCAAATGACCTGCAAAGTCAGTTTGTCACGGGCATTACGGTCCCTGTGGATGGTGGCTTCATGGCGTATTCCGGTGTATAA
- a CDS encoding helix-turn-helix transcriptional regulator: protein MDNQIRTLRKQKGLSQDELAKRCDVSRQTINAIENNKYDPSLHLAFQLAFVLEVRVEDVFKFTPGEEQQ from the coding sequence GTGGATAACCAAATTCGTACTTTGCGAAAACAAAAGGGTTTGTCCCAGGACGAGCTTGCAAAGCGCTGTGACGTCTCACGTCAGACGATCAATGCCATTGAAAACAATAAGTACGATCCAAGCTTACATCTTGCCTTTCAGCTCGCATTTGTCCTAGAGGTGAGGGTGGAAGACGTGTTTAAGTTCACTCCAGGGGAGGAGCAACAATGA
- a CDS encoding PTS sugar transporter subunit IIA produces the protein MFKKLFGQKSTSDKVVSPMSGQVVGLEEVPDPTFSEKMMGDGVAIKPDSGEVVSPVDGEILQLFPTKHAIGIQSVSGIEYLIHIGLETVALEGEGFEAHVKQGDKVSAGDLLITVDLDIVAQKANSTITPIVITNEVSSLDKKLGQTASKGETEIMYVEK, from the coding sequence ATGTTTAAAAAGTTATTTGGTCAAAAATCTACATCTGATAAGGTCGTTTCACCAATGTCAGGACAGGTTGTCGGGCTAGAGGAAGTGCCAGATCCTACATTCTCTGAAAAGATGATGGGGGATGGGGTCGCCATCAAGCCAGACAGCGGAGAAGTTGTATCGCCAGTGGATGGTGAAATTTTGCAATTGTTCCCAACAAAGCACGCCATTGGTATTCAATCTGTTTCAGGTATTGAATACTTGATACACATTGGGCTAGAAACCGTTGCTCTTGAAGGCGAAGGGTTTGAGGCGCACGTGAAGCAAGGCGATAAAGTATCCGCTGGGGATTTGCTGATTACCGTCGATCTTGACATTGTTGCACAAAAAGCCAATTCAACCATTACGCCAATTGTGATTACAAATGAAGTGTCTTCGCTTGATAAGAAGCTTGGCCAAACGGCAAGCAAAGGCGAAACAGAAATTATGTACGTAGAAAAATAG
- a CDS encoding LysR family transcriptional regulator, which translates to MQTNWLHTFVVAAAHEHFHRAAEVLFISQPTVTGHIRQLETSLGCELFSKRGRGIYLTEEGRLFLPKAKDMLALLDDGVQELRNYKEGYEETFTIAVSPVVADTRLAPWLREYRRRVSQRVRFNVLVRESEIIGQLVAEGAADLGLSRMAALQQQVENLPLYTEAVRCIAPHDGGDAESSPPVTLADCVQTMPLLTGNHPEYWTPLLEMLHHRFTGLQMMEVSQIHITKRFVEEGLGFSFLPSSAVRRELLEGRVLDIPTKELPSFKTTTYAVFRQNDTRSKQLGDYFHSLG; encoded by the coding sequence ATGCAAACCAATTGGCTCCATACATTTGTTGTTGCCGCAGCGCATGAGCATTTTCATCGAGCGGCAGAGGTCCTTTTCATTTCCCAGCCTACCGTAACAGGTCATATTCGCCAGTTGGAGACTTCCTTAGGCTGTGAATTGTTTTCAAAGCGGGGGCGAGGTATTTATTTGACTGAAGAGGGGCGCCTCTTTTTGCCTAAAGCGAAAGACATGCTTGCTCTGCTTGATGATGGCGTTCAAGAGCTGCGCAATTACAAGGAAGGCTATGAGGAAACCTTCACGATTGCGGTAAGCCCGGTCGTTGCCGATACGCGACTAGCTCCTTGGCTGCGCGAGTATCGACGGCGTGTTTCTCAACGAGTTCGCTTTAATGTGCTTGTTCGTGAATCAGAAATTATTGGACAGCTCGTCGCAGAAGGTGCGGCAGACCTTGGATTAAGTCGCATGGCTGCTTTACAACAGCAAGTAGAAAATTTGCCGCTCTATACGGAGGCGGTGCGCTGCATTGCGCCTCATGACGGTGGCGATGCCGAGTCCAGCCCACCGGTTACACTGGCCGATTGTGTCCAAACAATGCCGCTGCTCACAGGAAATCACCCCGAATATTGGACGCCTTTGCTTGAAATGCTCCACCACCGCTTTACGGGTTTGCAGATGATGGAGGTCTCACAAATTCACATAACAAAGCGTTTCGTTGAAGAAGGTCTAGGGTTTTCGTTTTTGCCCTCGTCAGCCGTACGGCGTGAGCTCCTTGAAGGTCGTGTGCTAGACATTCCCACAAAGGAGCTGCCCTCCTTCAAGACAACAACGTACGCCGTTTTCAGACAAAACGACACGCGTTCAAAGCAGCTAGGAGACTATTTTCACAGCCTAGGTTGA
- a CDS encoding IclR family transcriptional regulator, producing MNNFLHEASIDAVITVLRAFEPNDFEHTVQSIAQKTGLNEKDVQHTVAMLLKKQLLYYQESHSMYCLSKEMYVMGVAAGESLTLREAAKPWMEELRNLTKETIHLYVLDGVERMCLERFEGQNEIRLWVKVGTKLPLWDGAAGKAILAYQSESFITSIVHEKVASFARQPLVEELERIRQNGVAESIDGREVGTSSISAPIMDAQHNVLASLSISGATTRFTPERIEAFSRLAHGYAHTISTELGYNEPMRNLL from the coding sequence ATGAACAATTTTTTGCATGAGGCCTCAATTGACGCTGTAATTACCGTTTTGCGAGCATTTGAGCCAAATGACTTTGAACATACGGTGCAGAGCATTGCACAAAAAACTGGATTAAACGAAAAAGACGTTCAACATACCGTAGCAATGCTTCTAAAAAAGCAATTGCTTTATTATCAAGAAAGTCACAGCATGTACTGCTTAAGTAAGGAAATGTATGTCATGGGGGTCGCAGCTGGTGAATCTTTGACGTTGAGAGAAGCCGCTAAACCATGGATGGAAGAGCTACGCAACCTCACTAAAGAAACCATTCATTTGTACGTATTGGACGGAGTGGAGCGCATGTGCCTTGAACGCTTTGAAGGACAAAACGAGATCCGCTTGTGGGTAAAAGTCGGAACAAAGCTCCCTTTATGGGATGGAGCTGCTGGCAAAGCCATTTTGGCCTATCAATCAGAATCCTTTATCACATCCATCGTTCATGAAAAGGTGGCGTCGTTCGCCCGCCAACCACTAGTAGAAGAGCTTGAACGTATCCGTCAAAATGGCGTTGCGGAAAGTATCGATGGGCGAGAAGTCGGCACCTCCTCCATTTCCGCACCCATCATGGATGCACAGCACAATGTACTTGCGAGTCTCTCTATTTCAGGCGCAACCACTCGCTTTACACCTGAACGAATCGAAGCTTTTTCTCGCCTAGCTCACGGCTATGCACACACGATTTCCACCGAGCTTGGCTACAACGAACCCATGCGAAATTTGTTGTAG
- a CDS encoding GNAT family N-acetyltransferase, with product MNIQPPILKGKRVAIEPMKIEHVEGLFEAGNDERIWAYMPMKIATVDAMKTLVDKALTAKEEGTEFPFTIVDLETNTIVGSTRFLAISEANRGLEIGWTWHHPGVWRSRVNTECKYLLLRYCFETLSTIRVEFKTDARNGQSQKALERLGALKEGTRRNHRILPDGYIRDSVYFSIIESEWPKVKQHLAQLLER from the coding sequence GTGAACATCCAGCCCCCCATATTAAAAGGAAAAAGAGTCGCAATTGAACCAATGAAGATCGAACATGTTGAAGGTCTTTTCGAAGCAGGGAATGATGAGCGTATATGGGCCTATATGCCAATGAAAATAGCAACCGTTGATGCTATGAAAACGTTGGTTGATAAGGCACTTACCGCGAAAGAAGAAGGCACGGAATTTCCTTTTACAATCGTTGACCTTGAGACCAACACCATTGTTGGCAGTACACGCTTTCTAGCTATTTCTGAGGCAAATCGCGGACTCGAAATCGGTTGGACGTGGCATCACCCGGGCGTATGGCGTTCACGTGTTAATACCGAATGCAAATACTTGCTGCTACGCTATTGCTTTGAAACGTTATCGACCATTCGTGTCGAGTTCAAAACGGATGCTCGTAATGGCCAATCTCAAAAGGCACTAGAGCGATTAGGCGCACTAAAAGAGGGAACAAGACGGAACCATCGTATCCTTCCTGACGGCTACATCCGCGATTCTGTGTACTTTAGCATTATTGAGTCGGAGTGGCCAAAGGTAAAGCAGCACTTGGCGCAACTTTTGGAGAGGTAA
- a CDS encoding AraC family transcriptional regulator: MSTTIAFSLTSPITFLSCGEFVSDRPFLHDTRVMDSYELIVGISGCLHIRENTNAYKVNPGDCLLLSPGKEHGGTFTSPPGLSFFWLHIRPEPENGEKTLSVPTFCTLPHMDRVHILLRQLLDITSRQHYHPQGGDYLATALFIELSVQMNPQRYKNLASHDRELSVMLEWIRNHVTEPLSTQIVAKRFNYNKDYLSRWFKKRTGVTLTAYIHKIKLEKAKMLLAETNCSVQEIAWNIGIHDEKYFMKLFKTHEKMTPTAYRQAYTNTFLNSK; the protein is encoded by the coding sequence ATGTCAACGACGATAGCATTTTCACTAACGTCCCCCATCACGTTTCTATCCTGTGGTGAATTTGTTTCCGATCGCCCTTTTCTTCATGACACAAGGGTAATGGATAGCTACGAGCTCATCGTTGGTATATCAGGGTGTCTACATATACGAGAAAATACAAACGCTTACAAAGTAAACCCCGGTGATTGTTTGTTGCTTTCACCGGGGAAAGAGCATGGAGGCACCTTCACAAGTCCTCCAGGATTGTCCTTTTTTTGGCTTCACATAAGACCCGAGCCCGAAAACGGAGAAAAGACGTTATCCGTCCCAACGTTTTGCACTCTTCCTCATATGGACCGTGTTCATATCTTGCTTCGACAGCTTCTTGATATTACAAGTCGACAACACTACCATCCTCAAGGCGGTGATTATTTAGCGACGGCATTGTTTATTGAATTAAGCGTACAGATGAACCCACAGCGATATAAAAACCTTGCCTCACATGACCGTGAGCTATCTGTCATGCTAGAGTGGATCCGCAACCACGTGACAGAACCACTTTCTACGCAAATTGTGGCGAAACGATTTAATTACAACAAGGACTACTTGTCCCGTTGGTTTAAAAAAAGGACAGGCGTTACATTGACAGCCTATATTCATAAAATCAAACTTGAAAAAGCCAAGATGCTTCTAGCGGAAACGAATTGCTCCGTACAAGAAATCGCATGGAATATTGGCATTCATGATGAGAAATACTTTATGAAACTGTTTAAAACCCATGAAAAGATGACGCCTACCGCTTATAGACAAGCGTATACGAACACCTTTCTAAATAGTAAATAA
- a CDS encoding glycoside hydrolase family 43 protein: protein MTTIKNPILTGFHPDPSVCRHGEDYYVAVSTFEWFPGVQIFHSKDLKNWRLVSRPLSRVSQLDMKGNPNSGGVWAPCLSYHDGKFWLIYSDVKVVSGAWKDGHNYLVTCDTIDGEWSDPIYLNSSGFDPSLFHDPSGKKYVVNMVWDQRQHQHSFYGIVLQEYDHTEQRLIGPKEIIFKGTNLKLTEAPHLYKMGDYYYLLTAEGGTKYEHAATIARSTSLHGPYEVHPSNPLITSWPYPENPLQKAGHASIVHTHTDEWYMLYLMARPLPDDTKSLTGRDLYCPLGRETSIAKLEWRDNWPYIHGGGNQPTLTVEGPAIPEHPWPEREPKDDFLSTELSHEFQSLRIPLDDSIMSLKDRAGYLRLYGKESLTSLFTQAHVARRWQDFYFRAETKLDVHPTTFQQAAGLVCYYNTDNWTSLQVTWHETKGKVLDIVRCDQAAVSQPIAGHEVVIEDDKAEVYLRVDVRGPHYQFSYSLNGDDWVNIGPAFESYKISDDYIRSGGFFTGGFVGMHCQDTSGENVPADFDYFFYGKLHDE, encoded by the coding sequence ATGACGACGATTAAGAATCCAATTCTAACAGGCTTTCATCCAGACCCAAGTGTTTGTAGACATGGAGAAGATTACTACGTAGCTGTTTCAACGTTTGAATGGTTCCCAGGCGTTCAAATCTTTCATTCAAAGGATTTAAAGAATTGGCGTCTCGTTTCACGACCATTGAGCAGAGTAAGTCAACTCGATATGAAAGGAAACCCGAATTCAGGAGGCGTATGGGCCCCTTGCCTATCCTATCATGACGGGAAATTTTGGTTGATTTATTCAGATGTAAAGGTGGTCTCCGGGGCATGGAAGGACGGTCATAACTACCTTGTTACATGTGACACAATAGACGGGGAATGGAGCGACCCTATTTATCTCAATAGCTCTGGATTCGATCCGTCGCTGTTTCATGACCCGAGTGGAAAGAAATACGTCGTCAATATGGTATGGGACCAGCGTCAGCATCAGCACTCGTTTTATGGAATTGTTCTACAAGAATATGACCATACAGAGCAACGGCTTATAGGACCGAAGGAAATTATTTTTAAAGGAACGAACCTAAAACTGACAGAAGCGCCGCACCTTTATAAAATGGGGGATTATTACTACTTGCTCACTGCAGAAGGCGGAACGAAGTATGAACATGCAGCGACCATAGCAAGGTCAACTTCACTTCATGGACCCTATGAGGTTCATCCGAGCAACCCCCTCATTACGTCCTGGCCATACCCTGAAAATCCATTACAAAAGGCAGGGCATGCATCCATTGTTCACACCCATACGGACGAGTGGTATATGCTTTACCTCATGGCACGACCATTGCCTGATGATACGAAGTCGCTAACAGGACGTGATCTTTATTGTCCTTTAGGACGAGAGACAAGTATCGCGAAACTGGAGTGGCGTGACAACTGGCCATACATCCATGGTGGTGGAAATCAGCCGACCTTGACTGTCGAGGGGCCAGCGATCCCAGAGCACCCATGGCCAGAACGTGAACCAAAGGACGATTTTCTTTCGACTGAGCTAAGTCATGAGTTTCAATCCTTACGCATCCCACTTGATGACAGCATTATGTCATTAAAGGATAGGGCGGGGTACCTTCGTTTATACGGGAAAGAATCCCTGACCTCACTGTTTACACAAGCTCATGTGGCGAGGCGTTGGCAGGATTTCTATTTTAGAGCAGAAACAAAGCTGGATGTCCATCCAACGACGTTTCAGCAGGCGGCTGGCTTGGTGTGTTACTACAATACGGACAATTGGACGTCTCTTCAGGTCACCTGGCATGAAACGAAAGGAAAAGTGTTAGATATCGTTCGTTGTGACCAAGCGGCTGTTTCACAACCAATTGCCGGTCATGAGGTCGTTATTGAGGATGACAAGGCGGAAGTATATTTAAGAGTAGACGTTCGTGGACCACACTATCAATTCTCCTATTCATTAAATGGAGATGATTGGGTAAATATCGGTCCTGCGTTTGAATCGTACAAAATTTCGGATGACTACATCAGGTCAGGAGGATTCTTTACAGGCGGCTTCGTTGGTATGCACTGTCAAGATACTTCAGGCGAAAACGTGCCAGCCGATTTTGATTATTTCTTTTATGGAAAATTGCATGACGAGTAA